A single Candidatus Brocadiia bacterium DNA region contains:
- the rplP gene encoding 50S ribosomal protein L16, translating into MLMPKRIKYRKWHRGKRNGNATRGNYVAFGDYGLMALQDCWLSAQQIEAGRVAATHAVGTEGRFWIRVFPHKPITSKPAEVRMGGGKGEPEFYAAVIRPGTILFELGGISENIARQIFNKIAHKMPVTTKMVKRV; encoded by the coding sequence TTGTTAATGCCCAAACGGATAAAGTACCGCAAGTGGCACCGGGGCAAGCGTAACGGGAACGCTACGCGCGGTAACTATGTCGCATTCGGCGATTACGGGCTGATGGCGCTCCAGGACTGCTGGCTTTCAGCACAGCAAATAGAGGCCGGCCGCGTTGCTGCTACTCATGCCGTGGGTACGGAAGGTCGCTTCTGGATAAGAGTATTTCCGCACAAACCGATAACTTCCAAGCCGGCCGAAGTTAGAATGGGCGGTGGAAAAGGCGAACCCGAATTTTATGCCGCCGTTATCAGACCAGGGACGATACTGTTTGAGTTGGGCGGGATTAGCGAGAATATAGCTCGCCAGATATTTAACAAGATAGCTCACAAGATGCCGGTTACAACCAAAATGGTTAAGAGGGTGTAA
- the rpsS gene encoding 30S ribosomal protein S19 gives MSRSLKKGPYIDQKLLEKVHKQKENKGHEPIKTWARVCTVIPEFVTHTFMVHNGNKFIKVFVTEDMVGHKLGEFAPTRFFRGHPGVKSKAAVAAEKT, from the coding sequence ATGAGCCGTTCACTTAAAAAAGGTCCTTACATAGATCAAAAACTGCTTGAGAAAGTGCACAAGCAGAAAGAAAACAAAGGCCATGAACCTATAAAGACATGGGCCAGGGTGTGCACGGTTATCCCGGAATTCGTTACCCACACTTTTATGGTTCATAACGGAAATAAATTCATAAAAGTATTCGTGACCGAAGATATGGTCGGCCATAAGCTCGGCGAATTTGCGCCGACCCGGTTTTTCCGCGGGCATCCGGGTGTTAAATCTAAGGCGGCCGTCGCAGCAGAGAAGACGTAA
- the rplV gene encoding 50S ribosomal protein L22, with amino-acid sequence MYQATIRYVRITPRKLRLVADLIRSKPVSEARKVLKFSAKRGASILMKLLNSAVANATQNPETNADSLYVKSIMVCDGVIMKRFRAAPQGRSVQIKKRTSHTTLVLGAKKVAVKPKPEKQEKK; translated from the coding sequence ATGTATCAGGCAACAATTAGATATGTCAGAATCACGCCGCGCAAGCTCAGGCTGGTGGCTGACCTGATAAGGAGTAAGCCCGTTTCCGAGGCCAGGAAAGTTCTGAAATTCTCGGCCAAGCGTGGAGCTTCGATACTGATGAAGCTGCTTAATTCGGCGGTGGCCAACGCTACGCAGAATCCGGAAACAAATGCGGATAGTCTTTATGTTAAAAGCATTATGGTTTGTGACGGCGTAATCATGAAAAGGTTCAGGGCCGCGCCCCAGGGCCGGAGCGTTCAGATTAAGAAAAGAACCAGCCATACTACTTTAGTGTTAGGTGCAAAAAAGGTTGCGGTAAAACCGAAACCGGAAAAACAAGAGAAGAAGTAA
- the lspA gene encoding signal peptidase II, whose product MKIADEVSGRKSYWIVVLLVAVLGTAADLFSKYLIFRCLSNKTVDIIPGALGLTKTLNSGIIWGLFSGENTIFLVLTFLTIPLILLLFREIGRQEDKPWLGKSWLMAVAFGLILSGAIGNLYDRVMLRAVRDFIDFYLIKWPIFNIADIYITAGAILIIILMFKRSQSESEQKNKPKCPESACDCCKQDNNA is encoded by the coding sequence ATGAAAATCGCCGATGAGGTGTCGGGTAGGAAATCTTACTGGATTGTTGTTTTATTAGTTGCCGTTCTCGGAACCGCCGCAGATCTTTTTTCTAAATATCTGATATTTAGATGCCTGAGTAATAAAACCGTTGATATTATTCCGGGCGCATTGGGGTTGACCAAAACCCTGAATTCCGGGATTATTTGGGGTTTGTTTTCGGGCGAAAATACTATTTTCCTGGTATTGACATTTCTGACTATTCCTTTGATTCTGCTGCTTTTTCGTGAAATTGGTCGCCAGGAAGATAAGCCGTGGCTGGGTAAAAGTTGGCTGATGGCTGTAGCTTTTGGATTGATACTGAGCGGCGCAATCGGCAATCTTTATGACCGAGTGATGCTCCGGGCGGTCCGCGACTTCATTGATTTTTACCTGATAAAATGGCCCATATTCAATATTGCCGATATTTATATTACAGCCGGCGCCATATTGATTATTATACTTATGTTTAAACGGTCGCAATCGGAATCGGAGCAGAAGAATAAGCCAAAATGCCCGGAATCCGCTTGTGATTGTTGCAAACAAGACAACAATGCCTGA
- the rpsC gene encoding 30S ribosomal protein S3 → MGQKVSPVGFRIGITKDWVSRWYATKKDYGNLIIEDARIRKFVKKQYGFSGIDKVEIDRTKEKVIVTIYSAKPGLIIGRRGSRVDELGKELMGLAKSPIDLKVVEIAKPELSAQIVSESIGQQLEKRAAYRRVVRKSAETVMAAGALGVKIRLSGRIGGVEIARAEKINIGKVPLHTLRADIDFGRATAIITKGTIGIKVWIYKGEIIRAKAKKDITNVVNAQTDKVPQVAPGQA, encoded by the coding sequence ATGGGACAAAAAGTATCACCCGTTGGATTTAGAATAGGTATTACCAAGGACTGGGTTTCACGCTGGTACGCTACTAAAAAGGATTACGGGAATCTGATTATCGAAGACGCGAGAATTAGAAAATTCGTCAAGAAACAGTACGGATTTTCCGGCATCGATAAAGTGGAAATAGACCGAACCAAGGAAAAAGTTATCGTTACGATTTATTCGGCCAAGCCGGGACTGATTATCGGCCGTCGCGGATCAAGAGTAGATGAGCTTGGTAAAGAGCTTATGGGTTTAGCTAAAAGCCCGATTGATCTTAAAGTTGTTGAAATAGCCAAACCCGAACTGAGCGCCCAGATAGTGTCCGAATCAATAGGGCAACAACTGGAAAAAAGGGCTGCTTACAGAAGGGTGGTCAGGAAGTCGGCTGAAACCGTAATGGCTGCCGGAGCGCTGGGGGTTAAAATAAGATTATCCGGACGTATCGGCGGCGTGGAAATTGCCCGGGCGGAAAAGATTAATATCGGCAAGGTGCCGCTTCATACGCTTCGCGCTGATATTGATTTCGGGCGGGCTACCGCAATTATAACTAAAGGTACCATAGGCATAAAAGTTTGGATTTATAAAGGTGAAATAATAAGAGCGAAAGCAAAGAAGGATATAACCAATGTTGTTAATGCCCAAACGGATAAAGTACCGCAAGTGGCACCGGGGCAAGCGTAA
- the rpmC gene encoding 50S ribosomal protein L29 — MLTLKEIRVKTTVELNNEIKNLHDEMMRLRFRKVTDDVENSSIFRKIRRNIAQLKTIINEKKTAEKNVQEKTDGKK; from the coding sequence ATGCTGACCTTAAAAGAAATCCGGGTAAAAACAACCGTTGAGTTGAACAATGAAATCAAAAACCTGCATGATGAAATGATGCGGTTGAGATTCAGGAAAGTAACCGATGACGTCGAGAACTCATCGATATTCAGAAAGATACGGCGTAATATAGCCCAGCTTAAAACTATTATAAACGAAAAGAAAACTGCGGAGAAGAATGTTCAGGAGAAAACTGATGGGAAAAAGTAA
- a CDS encoding TraR/DksA family transcriptional regulator — translation MGKSKKSASVKSKKISPKKPALPVKKENEPKLVKTNLSASLLKQLKNILLARKAIIEGDLGQMGKETLGKSRIDASGDLSNLPLHAADQGTDTFEQDFTIGLMENEGEEIKQIEEALNRIEEKTYGMCESCNKPVPEARLRVVPFAKFCIKCQSKNENRR, via the coding sequence ATGGGAAAAAGTAAAAAATCAGCCTCAGTTAAGTCCAAAAAGATCTCCCCAAAGAAACCAGCATTGCCCGTAAAAAAAGAAAATGAACCTAAACTGGTTAAAACTAACCTGTCGGCTTCGTTATTGAAGCAGTTGAAGAATATATTACTGGCCCGTAAGGCGATAATTGAAGGCGATTTGGGACAAATGGGTAAGGAAACTCTGGGTAAATCACGAATTGACGCATCGGGAGATCTTTCCAATCTTCCTCTTCATGCGGCTGACCAGGGCACCGATACTTTTGAGCAAGATTTTACCATTGGGCTTATGGAAAATGAAGGCGAAGAAATTAAGCAGATAGAAGAAGCCCTAAACCGGATTGAAGAAAAGACATATGGTATGTGCGAAAGCTGCAACAAGCCTGTGCCCGAAGCCAGATTGAGGGTCGTGCCATTTGCCAAATTTTGCATAAAGTGTCAGAGTAAAAATGAAAATCGCCGATGA